GTGATTTGCCGACACGCTGCTGGTTCCACCGTAGCGAACTCGAATTCACTCTCTCCCGGGGAGAGGCTCGCAGCTGTCCGGTCCATCTCCTCAATGAGCGCTTCAGTGACGATGTTTACGGCGAACTCTTCGGTTTCCAGCGCGTTTCGAGCAGTGTCTTTCATCCGGCCGGACGCTTCGCTGGGTGAATTGAAGACGACGACTGGCTGGCTCGACCCAACGTAAGTATACGAGCTAAACGGTGCAAGGTTCTCATTGCCTCGTTCGTCCACGGTACTGATCCAGGCAATCGGCCGAGGGGTGACGGCAGTCTGAATAATTCGTTTGTTCT
The Halalkaliarchaeum desulfuricum DNA segment above includes these coding regions:
- a CDS encoding flavin reductase family protein — translated: MNEYSANALDSNENKRIIQTAVTPRPIAWISTVDERGNENLAPFSSYTYVGSSQPVVVFNSPSEASGRMKDTARNALETEEFAVNIVTEALIEEMDRTAASLSPGESEFEFATVEPAACRQITPPRVAEAAVTMECTLHDTIEVYEKLMILGDVQHYHIAEDVLKDRKIDSQKLHTVGRLGGPYYTIANPIEFERQF